From one Enterobacteriaceae endosymbiont of Donacia provostii genomic stretch:
- the dapA gene encoding 4-hydroxy-tetrahydrodipicolinate synthase has product MFTGSIVALITPMDINGNICKKSFKKLIDYHISSGTKAIVIMGTTGESSTFTYKERISIIMYALDLAQDKIPIIAGTGFNSTSKSISMISDLENSGIIGCLNVTPYYNRPTQDGLYQHFKKIANSTKLPQILYNVPSRTGCDLLPETIYKLSEINNIIGIKEATGDLSRVNKIKNLIKKKFFLISGDDKTALDFMLLGGDGIISVTANIAALEMKTFYDCIKNNNFFQAKKINQHLNILHHQLFIETNPIPVKWVAKRLGLIFSDKMRLPMTPLKKCNQKILEITLKKLKLI; this is encoded by the coding sequence ATGTTTACGGGAAGTATTGTAGCACTTATAACTCCAATGGATATTAATGGTAATATTTGTAAAAAAAGTTTTAAAAAACTTATTGATTATCATATTAGTAGTGGTACTAAAGCTATTGTTATTATGGGGACAACGGGAGAATCTTCTACGTTTACCTATAAAGAACGTATAAGTATCATAATGTATGCATTAGATTTAGCTCAAGATAAAATACCTATTATAGCAGGTACGGGATTTAATTCAACATCTAAAAGTATATCTATGATATCTGATTTAGAAAATTCAGGTATTATTGGATGTTTAAATGTAACTCCATATTATAATCGTCCTACTCAAGATGGTTTGTATCAACATTTTAAAAAAATAGCTAATAGTACAAAATTGCCTCAAATATTATATAATGTTCCATCACGTACTGGATGTGATTTATTACCAGAAACTATATATAAACTTTCAGAAATTAATAATATTATAGGTATTAAAGAAGCTACTGGAGATTTATCTCGTGTTAATAAAATTAAAAATTTAATTAAAAAGAAATTTTTTTTAATTAGTGGAGATGATAAAACTGCATTAGACTTTATGTTATTAGGTGGTGATGGAATTATTTCTGTAACAGCTAATATTGCAGCTTTAGAAATGAAAACTTTTTATGATTGTATAAAAAACAATAATTTTTTTCAAGCAAAAAAAATAAATCAACACTTAAATATATTACATCATCAACTATTTATTGAAACTAACCCTATACCAGTTAAATGGGTAGCAAAAAGATTAGGATTAATTTTTAGTGATAAAATGAGACTTCCCATGACTCCACTAAAAAAATGTAATCAAAAAATTTTAGAAATAACATTAAAAAAATTAAAACTAATATAA
- the ribD gene encoding bifunctional diaminohydroxyphosphoribosylaminopyrimidine deaminase/5-amino-6-(5-phosphoribosylamino)uracil reductase RibD: MYLIDKFYMMHAIKLAKLGVFTTTPNPNVGCVIVKNKNIIGQGYHFKAGEFHAEINALKMAGNNAEGSTVYITLEPCNYSNLTPSCCCALVKAKIKRIVVATKDPNPKVNGKGLKFLYNKGIQITKNILSKEAKNLNLGFFKRMYTGIPWIQLKLAISLDGKIALLNGDSKWISSKTSRKDVHKLRAKSSAILSTSKTIVKDNSTLLVKWNKLSYNIKKIYPKKLLRQPVRIILDRLNKIKPNDKIILSVGKILLIKSKYTFNNWPNNVEQIIVPEINGYFNLKYLFKILGSREINSLLIEAGSTLSGFLITYNLIDELIIYLSPKLLGNVALNLCNINSFMNIINVPHFYFKYIKRIGPDLKLILKPIK; this comes from the coding sequence ATGTATTTAATAGATAAATTTTATATGATGCATGCTATTAAATTAGCTAAATTAGGTGTTTTTACAACTACTCCGAATCCTAACGTAGGTTGTGTTATTGTTAAAAATAAAAACATTATTGGACAAGGATATCATTTTAAAGCAGGTGAATTTCATGCAGAAATTAATGCATTAAAAATGGCAGGAAATAATGCAGAAGGATCTACAGTTTATATTACATTAGAACCTTGTAATTATTCAAATTTAACACCATCTTGTTGTTGTGCTTTAGTAAAAGCTAAAATTAAACGGATTGTAGTTGCTACAAAAGATCCTAATCCTAAAGTAAATGGGAAGGGATTAAAATTTTTATATAATAAAGGTATTCAAATTACAAAAAATATTTTATCAAAAGAAGCTAAAAATTTAAATTTAGGTTTTTTTAAAAGAATGTATACAGGAATACCTTGGATACAATTAAAATTAGCAATATCATTAGATGGTAAAATTGCATTATTAAATGGAGATAGTAAATGGATATCATCAAAAACTTCTAGAAAAGATGTCCATAAATTAAGAGCTAAAAGTTCTGCTATTTTAAGTACAAGTAAAACTATAGTTAAAGATAATTCTACTCTATTAGTTAAATGGAATAAACTAAGTTATAATATAAAAAAAATTTATCCTAAAAAATTACTAAGGCAACCTGTGAGAATTATTTTGGATAGACTAAATAAAATTAAACCTAATGATAAAATAATTTTATCAGTAGGTAAAATATTATTAATTAAATCAAAATATACTTTTAATAATTGGCCAAATAATGTAGAACAAATTATTGTTCCTGAAATTAATGGATATTTTAATTTAAAATATTTATTTAAAATTTTAGGTAGTAGAGAAATAAATTCTTTACTTATAGAAGCTGGTAGTACATTATCAGGATTTTTAATTACTTATAATTTAATAGATGAATTAATTATTTATCTTTCTCCTAAATTATTAGGTAATGTAGCGTTAAATTTATGTAATATTAATTCATTTATGAATATTATCAATGTACCTCATTTTTATTTTAAATATATAAAAAGAATAGGCCCAGATTTAAAATTAATATTAAAACCTATTAAATAA
- the glyS gene encoding glycine--tRNA ligase subunit beta, which produces MDNNILLLEISIEEIPANYLLKLSQIVLKNFKNELKNNFFIYKKIKFFCTLRRIAIKIHLLNLIQNQSNYIIKGPFINNKKEIFINQKVKLWMKKFNISNKNHIFFKNNYIFYQKKNKKLHIKNLLSIMLINSLKKINSFPNFMYWEKNIFKFIRPIRNIVYVLGTENLKQKFLNIKSNNIIQGHRFMCNRKIILKNAKEYENLLFKKGKIIVDFIKRKNIIINNLKKITNNLNAIVKINNFFLEELTSMVEWPVLLIGKFNKKFLILPSKILEYIMIKYQRYIPLYDKKNNLLPYFIILTNIETKNHQMIINSNEKVLISKFEDIKFFLKNDLKIKFENFLEKLKNIIFQKKLGNLFEKTIRIEIISKYIAKKIPNVNYLNCIRASRLSKCDLATQMFYEFPELQGLIGMYYAKYNKENPDVIIAIKEQYQYKKNDLIPTNIISCILFIADKIDTIVGILSIPLIPKGDKDPYAIKNITLFIIRIIINNKLQINLVKIIILSLSLYNKKNNFYKKENIISILSFIYKRCQNWYISLGYKKNIILSVIDNKKDNLLILDCKIKILDMFFKIEKKQSKLLILTYKRINKMLLKNDTNINTNTNINIYLLKYKEEFTLFNHIRKLSKIIKYKIKNKEFYKILLILSELFYPVNNFFEKVTINHKNNEIKRNRILILSKIKNFMLKINNLSRLY; this is translated from the coding sequence ATGGATAATAATATTTTATTATTAGAAATAAGTATAGAAGAAATACCAGCTAATTATTTATTAAAATTATCTCAAATAGTTTTAAAAAATTTTAAAAACGAATTAAAAAATAATTTTTTTATATATAAAAAAATAAAATTTTTTTGTACTTTAAGACGTATTGCTATAAAAATACATTTATTAAACTTAATACAAAATCAATCTAATTATATAATTAAAGGTCCATTTATAAATAATAAAAAAGAAATTTTTATAAATCAAAAAGTAAAACTTTGGATGAAAAAATTTAATATTTCAAATAAAAATCATATATTTTTTAAAAATAATTATATTTTTTATCAAAAAAAAAATAAAAAACTACATATTAAAAACTTATTATCTATTATGTTAATAAATTCTTTAAAAAAAATTAATTCTTTTCCAAATTTTATGTATTGGGAAAAAAATATATTTAAATTTATTAGACCTATAAGAAATATAGTATATGTTCTTGGTACAGAAAATTTAAAACAAAAATTTTTAAATATTAAATCTAATAATATTATTCAAGGACATAGATTTATGTGTAACCGAAAAATTATTTTAAAAAATGCCAAAGAATATGAAAATTTATTATTTAAAAAAGGTAAAATTATTGTTGATTTTATAAAGCGTAAAAATATTATTATTAATAATTTAAAAAAAATTACAAATAATTTAAATGCAATTGTAAAAATTAATAATTTTTTTTTAGAAGAATTAACTTCTATGGTTGAATGGCCTGTACTTTTAATAGGAAAATTTAATAAAAAATTTTTAATTTTACCATCAAAAATATTAGAATATATAATGATAAAATATCAGAGATATATTCCCTTATATGATAAAAAAAATAATTTATTACCTTATTTTATTATATTAACAAATATAGAAACAAAAAATCATCAAATGATTATTAATAGTAATGAAAAAGTACTAATTTCAAAATTTGAGGATATTAAGTTTTTTTTAAAAAATGATTTAAAAATAAAATTTGAAAATTTTTTAGAAAAATTAAAAAATATTATTTTTCAAAAAAAATTAGGTAATTTATTTGAAAAAACTATTCGTATTGAAATTATATCTAAATATATTGCTAAGAAAATTCCAAATGTTAATTATTTAAATTGTATTAGAGCAAGTAGATTATCTAAATGTGATTTAGCTACACAAATGTTTTATGAATTTCCAGAATTACAAGGTTTAATTGGTATGTATTATGCTAAATATAATAAAGAAAATCCAGATGTTATTATAGCTATAAAAGAACAGTATCAATATAAAAAAAATGATTTAATACCTACAAATATTATTTCTTGTATTTTATTTATTGCGGATAAAATAGATACTATAGTAGGTATTTTAAGTATACCTTTAATTCCTAAAGGTGATAAAGATCCTTATGCTATAAAAAATATTACTTTATTTATTATACGTATTATAATTAATAATAAATTACAAATTAATTTAGTTAAAATTATTATTTTAAGTTTATCATTATATAATAAAAAGAATAATTTTTACAAAAAAGAAAATATAATTAGTATATTATCTTTTATATATAAAAGATGTCAGAATTGGTATATATCTTTAGGTTATAAAAAAAATATTATTTTATCTGTTATAGATAATAAAAAAGATAATTTATTAATTTTGGATTGTAAAATAAAAATTTTAGATATGTTTTTCAAAATTGAAAAAAAACAAAGTAAACTTTTAATTTTAACTTATAAAAGAATTAATAAAATGTTATTAAAAAATGATACAAATATAAATACTAATACTAATATTAATATTTATTTATTAAAATATAAAGAAGAATTTACATTATTTAATCATATACGTAAATTATCTAAAATTATAAAATATAAAATAAAAAATAAAGAATTTTATAAAATATTACTAATATTATCTGAATTATTTTATCCTGTAAATAATTTTTTTGAAAAAGTAACGATTAATCATAAAAATAATGAAATTAAAAGAAACAGAATTTTAATACTAAGTAAAATTAAAAATTTTATGTTAAAAATAAATAATTTAAGTAGATTATATTAG
- the leuB gene encoding 3-isopropylmalate dehydrogenase codes for MSNIFKIAVLPGDGIGPEVMKQAIKVLEKIQKYIKKKIIIDTYYIGGSAINKFDDPLPKITLNGCEKSDAILLGSVGGPEWDYLPLNKRPEKGSLLKLRKYFNLFVNLRPSFCYKNLSILSPLKEKILNKGFNIICIRELIGGIYFGLNGRKGNGKNEYAFDTETYSRFEIERIAHIAFNIALKRKKKICSIDKANVLQTSILWREVVTEISKKYKSVKLQHMYIDNAVMQLIKNPSQFDVILCPNLFGDIISDQCAVITGSIGNLPSASFNQNYFGLYEPAGGSAPDIAGKNIANPIAQILSLAMLIKFSLKEEKIYIKIKNAIQKILNLGYRTKDLSINNSKEKIVTTDDIGTLIIESI; via the coding sequence ATGTCAAATATATTTAAAATAGCTGTGTTACCAGGAGATGGTATTGGTCCTGAAGTAATGAAACAAGCAATTAAAGTATTAGAAAAAATTCAAAAATATATAAAAAAAAAAATAATTATTGATACCTATTATATAGGAGGAAGTGCAATTAATAAATTTGATGATCCATTACCCAAAATAACATTAAATGGTTGTGAAAAATCTGATGCCATATTATTAGGATCAGTAGGAGGGCCAGAATGGGATTATTTACCTTTAAATAAAAGACCTGAAAAAGGTTCATTATTAAAATTAAGAAAATATTTTAATTTATTTGTAAATTTACGTCCTTCTTTTTGTTATAAGAACTTAAGTATTTTAAGTCCTTTAAAAGAAAAAATTTTAAATAAAGGATTTAATATTATTTGTATTAGAGAATTAATAGGTGGTATATATTTTGGATTAAATGGTAGAAAAGGTAATGGAAAAAATGAATATGCATTTGATACTGAAACTTATTCAAGATTTGAGATAGAAAGAATTGCACATATTGCTTTTAATATAGCTTTAAAAAGAAAAAAAAAAATTTGTTCTATTGATAAAGCAAATGTTTTACAAACTTCCATATTATGGAGAGAAGTTGTAACAGAAATATCTAAAAAATATAAATCAGTTAAATTACAACATATGTATATTGATAATGCTGTTATGCAATTAATAAAAAATCCTTCACAATTTGATGTTATATTATGTCCAAATTTATTTGGAGATATAATTTCAGATCAATGTGCAGTCATTACTGGATCAATAGGTAATTTACCTTCAGCTAGTTTTAATCAAAATTATTTTGGTTTATATGAACCTGCTGGAGGATCAGCTCCTGATATTGCTGGAAAAAATATAGCTAATCCTATTGCACAAATTTTATCATTAGCAATGTTAATTAAATTTTCTTTAAAAGAAGAAAAAATATATATAAAAATTAAAAATGCTATTCAAAAAATTTTAAATTTAGGTTATAGAACTAAAGATTTATCTATAAACAATTCTAAAGAAAAAATAGTTACAACTGATGATATAGGCACATTAATTATAGAATCAATTTAA
- the leuD gene encoding 3-isopropylmalate dehydratase small subunit — MKKNFYYNGIIVPLDISNIDTDVIIPKQFLQKNNKKGFGKNLFYNWRYLNGKNNIINPNFILNKKEFQNAKILLTKENFGCGSSREHAPWALLDYGFHTIISSSYADIFYNNAINNKLLLITLEKNIIEKLFSIVKKFPGIFCYINLINKKITLNNQSFTFKMKKDIINFITNKLDQIDLTMKYSKEINIFEKKYFTFF, encoded by the coding sequence ATGAAAAAAAATTTTTATTATAATGGTATTATAGTTCCATTAGATATTTCTAATATCGATACAGATGTTATTATACCAAAACAATTTTTACAAAAAAATAATAAAAAAGGATTTGGTAAAAATTTATTTTATAATTGGAGATATTTAAATGGTAAAAATAATATCATTAATCCGAATTTTATTTTAAATAAAAAAGAATTTCAAAATGCTAAAATTTTATTAACTAAAGAAAATTTTGGTTGTGGTTCTTCAAGAGAACATGCACCATGGGCATTATTAGATTATGGTTTTCATACTATTATTTCTTCTAGTTATGCAGATATATTTTATAATAATGCAATTAATAATAAATTATTATTAATTACTTTAGAAAAAAATATTATTGAAAAATTATTTTCTATTGTTAAAAAATTTCCTGGAATCTTTTGTTATATAAATTTAATTAATAAAAAAATTACTTTAAATAATCAATCTTTTACATTTAAAATGAAAAAAGATATAATTAATTTTATTACCAATAAATTAGATCAAATAGATTTAACTATGAAGTATTCTAAAGAAATTAATATATTTGAAAAAAAATATTTTACATTTTTTTAA
- the leuA gene encoding 2-isopropylmalate synthase, with the protein MKKRIILLDTTLRDGEQSLKFNLTTKEKIEIALALEKMGIDIIEVGFPISSPIDYKTSKELAKIIKNSKLCGLARCKKKDIDMVYHSLKKTDNFRIHIFLATSPIHIITKLKTTFNKVLEKISFMIKYARQYTDDIEFSCEDATRTPINNLCNVVQTAITAGATTINIPDTVGYIFPQEYYNIILNLKNKVKNIDKCIISVHTHNDLGMAVGNSITAINAGAQQIEGTINGIGERAGNCALEEIIMALYTRKKNMNFYTNINVHNIYYTSKIVSKICNIPISINKAIVGSNAFSHSSGIHQDGMIKNRNTYEILNPKNIGLNKTEFNLTSKSGRAAVKYHMDLMGYKENTYNINLLYDNFIKLADKKGQVFNYDLESLAFNSLKDNNTEYFSLKYFNVESNSHLSIATIKLQCGKVIKLESATGLGAVNAIYKTIIRITNYNIKLINYILKAKSHTEKSIGEVNIKIKYKTKIFNGIGFSKDIIKASVIAIINCLNSIWRSNQVQKNILKINQS; encoded by the coding sequence ATGAAAAAAAGAATTATTTTACTAGATACCACATTACGTGATGGTGAACAATCTTTAAAATTTAATTTAACTACTAAAGAAAAAATAGAAATAGCTTTAGCGTTAGAAAAAATGGGAATTGATATTATCGAAGTAGGATTTCCTATTTCTTCTCCAATAGACTATAAAACTTCTAAAGAATTAGCAAAAATTATAAAAAATAGTAAATTATGTGGTTTAGCAAGATGTAAAAAAAAAGATATAGATATGGTATATCATTCACTTAAAAAAACAGATAATTTTAGAATTCATATCTTTTTAGCAACTTCTCCAATACATATAATTACAAAATTAAAAACTACATTTAATAAAGTATTAGAAAAAATATCATTTATGATTAAATATGCTCGTCAATATACTGATGATATTGAATTTTCTTGTGAAGATGCTACACGGACACCTATTAATAATTTATGTAATGTTGTACAAACAGCAATTACTGCAGGAGCTACAACAATTAATATTCCTGATACAGTTGGTTATATATTTCCTCAAGAATATTATAATATTATTTTAAATTTAAAAAATAAAGTAAAAAATATAGATAAATGTATTATTTCAGTACATACTCATAATGATTTAGGAATGGCTGTAGGTAATTCTATTACTGCAATTAATGCAGGAGCTCAACAAATAGAAGGAACAATTAATGGTATAGGAGAAAGAGCTGGTAATTGTGCTTTAGAAGAAATAATTATGGCCTTATATACAAGAAAAAAAAATATGAATTTTTATACAAATATAAATGTTCATAATATTTATTATACTAGTAAAATTGTTAGTAAAATATGTAATATTCCTATATCAATTAATAAAGCTATTGTAGGAAGTAATGCATTTTCACATTCTTCTGGTATACATCAAGATGGAATGATAAAAAATAGAAATACTTATGAAATATTAAATCCTAAAAATATTGGTTTAAATAAAACAGAATTTAATCTTACTTCTAAATCAGGAAGAGCAGCAGTAAAATACCATATGGATTTAATGGGATATAAAGAAAATACTTATAATATTAATTTATTATATGATAATTTTATTAAATTAGCTGACAAAAAAGGTCAAGTTTTTAATTATGATTTAGAATCATTAGCTTTTAATAGTTTAAAAGATAATAATACAGAATATTTTTCTTTAAAATATTTTAACGTTGAATCTAATTCACATTTATCTATCGCTACAATAAAATTACAATGTGGTAAAGTGATTAAACTAGAATCAGCAACAGGTTTAGGTGCTGTTAATGCAATATATAAAACTATAATTAGAATAACAAATTATAATATAAAATTAATTAATTACATTTTAAAAGCTAAAAGTCATACTGAAAAATCTATAGGAGAAGTAAACATAAAAATAAAATATAAAACAAAAATATTTAATGGAATTGGTTTTTCTAAAGATATTATAAAAGCTTCAGTAATAGCAATTATTAATTGTCTCAATAGTATATGGAGATCAAATCAAGTACAAAAAAATATTTTAAAAATTAATCAATCTTAA
- the glyQ gene encoding glycine--tRNA ligase subunit alpha → MKTFNEKTFQGMILILQNFWSQQGCSIIQPIDIEVGAATSHPMTCLYTIGSKPIKITYIQLCRRPSDGRYTHNSNRLQQYYQFQVIMKPPPYNFQDLYFKSLEILKLDLKNNDIKFIDDNWENPSLGAYGIGWEIWLNGIEITQFTYFQKMGGIDCNPITGEITYGLERLAMHLQNVDNIFQIIWYKHNNKFITYGDFFYQNEFEQSTYNFEYTDVNFISLCFKQYEKEIDILLKLKKPLIFPAYEKLLKASHCFNLLEAHKFLSHTERQRYILKLHNMTKLIMIKYHNLIN, encoded by the coding sequence ATGAAAACATTTAATGAAAAAACATTTCAAGGTATGATTTTAATTTTACAAAATTTTTGGTCTCAACAAGGTTGTAGTATTATTCAACCAATTGATATAGAAGTAGGAGCAGCAACATCTCATCCAATGACTTGTTTGTATACTATAGGTAGTAAACCAATAAAAATAACTTATATACAATTATGTAGAAGACCATCTGATGGTAGATATACTCATAACTCTAATAGATTACAACAATATTATCAATTTCAAGTTATTATGAAACCCCCACCTTATAATTTTCAAGATTTATATTTTAAATCTTTAGAAATATTAAAATTAGATTTAAAAAATAATGATATTAAATTTATAGATGATAATTGGGAAAATCCTTCTCTAGGTGCGTATGGAATTGGTTGGGAAATATGGTTAAATGGTATTGAAATTACACAATTTACATATTTTCAAAAAATGGGTGGAATAGATTGCAATCCAATTACAGGAGAAATTACTTATGGTTTAGAAAGACTAGCTATGCATTTACAAAATGTAGATAATATTTTTCAAATTATATGGTATAAACATAATAATAAATTTATTACTTATGGTGATTTTTTTTATCAAAATGAATTTGAACAATCTACTTATAATTTTGAATATACAGATGTTAATTTTATTAGTTTATGTTTTAAACAATATGAAAAAGAAATTGATATTTTATTAAAATTAAAAAAACCATTAATTTTTCCTGCATATGAAAAACTTTTAAAAGCCTCACATTGTTTTAATTTATTAGAAGCACATAAATTTTTATCTCATACAGAAAGACAAAGATATATTTTAAAATTACATAATATGACTAAATTAATTATGATAAAATATCATAATCTTATAAATTAA
- the leuC gene encoding 3-isopropylmalate dehydratase large subunit produces the protein MGKTLYEKIYDRHIICNIKNNMNLLYIDRHFIHEVTSPQAFEGLRNRNRKVYRSEKTFATMDHNVSTKVKDINASGNIAKKQMEKLIQNCQEFNIKLYDLYHPLQGIVHVIGPEQGITLPGMVIVCGDSHTSTHGAFGSLAFGIGTSEVEHVLATQTLKQNRAKNMIINIIGNIPINITAKDIILSIIKKVGVSGGNGYIIEYSGNIIKQLSMESRMTLCNMSIEMGAKAGLIAPDNITLQYLKNKKFTPKKKLWVQAKKYWKTLYSDYDAKFDKVINIDISKLTPQISWGTNPEQTIGINERIPLINSYKDMNKRKLAIKALKYMDLYEGKKLINIKINKVFIGSCTNSRIEDLRSAANILIGKKVAHHVKAIVVPGSNMVKKQAEQEGLDKIFKNAGFEWRYSGCSMCLAMNGDKLKSGERCASTSNRNFEGRQGRNSRTHLVSPIIAAITAIYGYFININSL, from the coding sequence ATGGGAAAAACATTATACGAAAAAATATATGATAGACATATTATTTGTAATATAAAAAATAATATGAATTTATTATATATTGATAGACATTTTATTCATGAAGTAACTTCTCCTCAAGCATTTGAGGGTTTAAGAAATAGAAATAGAAAAGTTTATAGATCAGAAAAAACATTTGCAACAATGGATCATAATGTTTCTACAAAAGTTAAAGATATTAATGCTTCTGGAAATATAGCAAAAAAACAAATGGAAAAACTTATTCAAAATTGTCAAGAATTTAATATAAAATTATATGATCTTTATCATCCTCTACAAGGAATAGTGCATGTTATAGGTCCTGAACAAGGTATTACATTACCAGGTATGGTTATTGTATGTGGTGATTCACATACTTCAACACATGGAGCATTTGGTTCATTAGCTTTTGGTATTGGAACTTCAGAAGTAGAACATGTTTTAGCTACTCAAACTTTAAAACAAAATCGTGCTAAAAATATGATAATCAATATTATTGGTAATATACCTATCAATATTACAGCAAAAGATATTATTTTATCAATTATTAAAAAAGTAGGTGTTAGTGGAGGTAATGGATATATTATTGAATATAGTGGTAATATTATCAAACAATTAAGTATGGAATCTAGAATGACATTATGTAATATGTCTATTGAAATGGGAGCTAAAGCAGGATTAATTGCACCAGATAATATTACTTTACAATATTTAAAAAATAAAAAATTTACTCCTAAAAAAAAATTATGGGTACAAGCAAAAAAATATTGGAAAACATTATATAGTGACTATGACGCTAAATTTGATAAAGTTATTAATATTGATATTTCAAAATTAACACCTCAAATTTCTTGGGGTACTAATCCAGAACAAACTATAGGTATAAATGAACGTATACCTTTAATTAATTCTTATAAAGATATGAATAAAAGAAAATTAGCTATTAAAGCATTAAAATATATGGATTTATATGAAGGTAAAAAATTAATTAATATAAAAATTAATAAAGTTTTTATTGGATCTTGTACAAATTCAAGAATTGAAGATTTAAGATCTGCTGCAAATATTCTTATAGGTAAAAAAGTTGCTCATCATGTTAAAGCTATAGTTGTCCCTGGTTCTAATATGGTAAAAAAACAAGCAGAACAAGAAGGATTAGATAAAATTTTTAAAAATGCTGGTTTTGAATGGAGATATTCAGGTTGTTCTATGTGTTTAGCTATGAATGGTGATAAATTAAAATCTGGTGAAAGATGTGCATCTACTAGTAATAGAAATTTTGAAGGACGTCAAGGACGTAATAGTAGAACTCATTTAGTAAGTCCTATTATAGCGGCTATAACAGCTATATATGGTTATTTTATTAATATTAACTCTTTATAA
- a CDS encoding nucleoside monophosphate kinase, translated as MRIILLGPPGVGKGTYARFISEKYNLANISIGNMIRNFLLNNNDLLLTKKLSNFINKGNMIPDHITFKIMKTRLSNIDCNKGFLLDGFPRNIVQAHILKREKIHINIILELYVPNNEIIKRIIGRRIHLPSGRTYHIVFNPPKIKNRDDITGEKLITRTDDNIITINNRLKEYLKQTKPLIKYYKKKFVKKNFLYKKINNTTSIKEVQNKIDKILKNFKKF; from the coding sequence ATGCGTATTATTTTATTAGGACCTCCTGGAGTAGGAAAGGGGACTTATGCTAGATTTATATCTGAAAAATATAATTTAGCTAATATTTCTATAGGTAATATGATAAGAAATTTTTTATTAAATAATAATGATTTATTATTAACTAAAAAATTGAGTAATTTTATTAATAAAGGAAATATGATTCCTGATCACATAACTTTTAAAATTATGAAAACAAGATTGTCAAATATAGATTGTAATAAAGGTTTTTTATTAGATGGTTTTCCTAGAAATATTGTACAAGCCCATATTTTAAAAAGAGAAAAAATTCATATTAATATAATTTTAGAATTATATGTTCCAAATAATGAAATTATTAAAAGAATTATAGGTAGAAGAATACATTTACCTTCAGGAAGAACTTATCATATAGTTTTTAATCCTCCTAAAATTAAAAATAGAGATGATATTACTGGAGAAAAATTAATTACTAGAACAGATGATAATATTATAACTATTAATAATCGTTTAAAAGAATATTTAAAACAAACTAAACCATTAATTAAATATTATAAAAAAAAATTTGTAAAAAAAAATTTTTTATATAAAAAGATTAATAATACGACTTCTATAAAAGAAGTACAAAATAAAATAGATAAAATTTTAAAAAATTTTAAAAAATTTTAA